From a single Oceanobacillus kimchii X50 genomic region:
- a CDS encoding thiol-disulfide oxidoreductase DCC family protein yields MNKHIVFFDAECPLCRTVKAVLKSLDWNNTIFWYPVQELSDSIKERANNYKNMYDEIYMYTKDKRILTGFNTVRKILSLLPATIPLALLLYLPFAQKIGDPAYRFISTRRYKWFGRVPYNKL; encoded by the coding sequence TTGAATAAACATATTGTATTTTTCGATGCTGAATGCCCTTTATGTAGGACAGTGAAGGCAGTACTGAAAAGTCTGGACTGGAATAACACCATTTTCTGGTACCCTGTTCAGGAATTAAGTGATTCAATAAAAGAGAGAGCCAATAACTATAAAAATATGTATGACGAAATCTATATGTATACCAAAGATAAACGAATTCTGACAGGATTTAATACCGTCCGCAAGATTCTTTCTTTACTACCAGCCACTATCCCTTTAGCTTTATTGCTTTATTTACCGTTCGCACAAAAAATTGGTGATCCTGCATACCGTTTTATTTCAACTCGCCGTTATAAATGGTTTGGAAGAGTGCCTTATAATAAGCTGTGA
- the tenA gene encoding thiaminase II: MRFSESLREATKESWELSLNHPFVQGIVSGDLPLETFKNYILQDIYYLKHYGKVHAFAAAHSDDFHVAAKLAEKAKKTAEAELTVHKEHAEILQITDAEIENFKPAPTAYAYTSHLYRASLSGSLAQIVAAMLPCYWLYADIGLTYRDAKPKEKIYQNWLNTYGSDWFQESTQEMIDLLDTLAEQAGETEKEKIKTQFIIAKEYELAFWEMSYTFETWLSKKATNLASF, encoded by the coding sequence ATGCGTTTTTCAGAGTCATTGCGAGAGGCAACGAAAGAGAGTTGGGAGTTAAGTTTAAATCATCCATTTGTACAGGGTATTGTAAGTGGTGATTTGCCACTAGAAACATTCAAAAATTATATTCTGCAGGATATCTATTATTTGAAGCATTACGGCAAGGTGCATGCTTTTGCGGCTGCCCATTCAGATGACTTTCATGTTGCTGCTAAACTGGCTGAAAAAGCAAAGAAGACAGCTGAAGCAGAGTTAACGGTGCATAAGGAGCATGCAGAAATTTTACAGATTACAGATGCGGAAATCGAGAATTTTAAACCAGCACCAACTGCCTACGCGTATACATCACATTTGTACCGTGCGTCGTTGTCCGGAAGTTTAGCTCAAATTGTAGCCGCAATGCTGCCATGCTACTGGTTATATGCGGATATTGGTTTGACCTACAGGGATGCGAAACCAAAAGAGAAAATTTATCAAAACTGGTTGAACACCTATGGGAGTGATTGGTTCCAGGAATCCACACAGGAAATGATTGACCTGCTCGATACATTAGCTGAACAAGCAGGAGAAACAGAGAAGGAAAAAATCAAAACACAATTTATTATCGCGAAAGAATATGAGCTTGCATTCTGGGAAATGTCCTATACGTTTGAAACATGGCTTTCGAAAAAAGCAACAAATCTAGCATCCTTTTAA